gtggcggtggcggtggcggtggtggcggtggcggaggaggtggtggtggaggaggtggtggtggtggcggcggtggtggtggaggaggtggtggtggtggcggtggtggcggtggtggcggtggtggaggactAGGAAGAGATGGACCTGGCGGACCAGGTGGACCAGGTGGACCAGGTGGTCCTGATGGACATGATTGTGGacatggcggtggcggtggcggtggcggtggtggcggtggcggaggaggtggtggtggaggaggtggtggcggtggcggtggtggtggtggtggaggaggtggaggaggtggtggtggtggcggtggtggcggtggtggcggtggtggcggtggtggaggactAGGAAGAGATGGACCTGGCGGACCAGGTGGACCAGGTGGACCAGGTGGTCCTGATGGACATGATTGTGGacatggcggtggcggtggtggcggcggcggtggtggcggcggcagtggtggcggtggtggaggaggtggtggtggtggtggtggagaaggtgtaggaggtggaggaggtggaggaggtggaggcgcTATCCATCTGCCATGTTCATCCACATCGTATCCAGACGAGATCTTCAGATCGTGATctgttggaaaagaaaagacacaATATCAGTACAAACAGTAGCTCACATCTCACAGTTGAATCGATGTTTTACTTACATATTGATGCCGTGGCTTCTGGTGGCACTTCACATTTTTGATTGATAAACACCAACTGTATGGTAGTGTTTGTGCAACGATCATAGGCCAATGGGCAGGTTACAGCAAGTGCTGAGCCATCGTTATTGCACACGTAGAAGTTCTGCGGCGCAAGTCCTGTATTGTCAAATACACTCTGACAACAGCGACATTTGTCGACAAATTGAATACACGGTGGTTGCCGGTAGCAGAGTTTGAAGTCCGTTTGACAGATTTTCGACGACAGATCAAAGTACAAATTATGGGAACATTGGAACTCGATGGCTTTTCCATCGACGCACTTGTAGTATCGCGTGCAGTAACACTCGTGTTCTAGATAAACTTCCAAAAGCGAATTTGATGGGCACTTATAGTCTGGAGGACCAGTAATACAAGCACACCGCTCGGTTTTGTACTCGGTATTGACAGTATACTGGAACGAAATGGCCAGGATGCACAGCAATAAGCCATGCTTAACCTGCTGCATCCTGGCTCAAAGAGTTGGTGTCGGGCAGCTCTTCAACTGACAACTGTCTGGAAAAGCGTACATTCGACGGGGTTTATAAAGCGGAAGAATAACTGCCTTTTTTCGTCTAAGCTCCTGTATTACTGTAGCAGCACTCAAAGACCTTCGTATCTAGAGTACTTCGCCACAACATGTGCTTCTAGCAAGGCGAATGTAAATTTATCATAGTACGTGCTCATTTATAATGTGATAAATGCATTCAAGACAATGGCAACACCAGTCTGGAACACACCTTTCAGCTCAGTTTTTGTGGCATCGttgcttttattttaaattgcaGAACAGTTCCGTCTTCCTGTTAACAAGGCACGAGCTTTGGATGAGTGAAATGCTTTCTTACATTGAGCCTAAACACACTAAACATTTGCACTAAAAGCCGAATGCATGCGGAACAGATAAATAGATAAACGCTTCTTTTATCGTGTTTGTTTAGTCGAATATCCTATAAAAACACTGGAATTCCAAATTTGAGCAGAACGGTTGCagtatttcttttatttaagcTACTTAATGCTTTAGGTAACCTTATATAAGCtcttaaatatattttatcgGATAGCGGACATCTTGAGTGATTATAGTTTGCTTTTGAATCCAAATATAAGAAAATGGTCCACGCCTGAGGTTGGTCAGAATTGTCCACGCCTGAGGTTGGTTTATTAAATCCTCCAATATTAATAATTAGTATAGTCTTTTAGTATAGTACTCGACTCTCAGAGCGATTAAAAAATCTCCAACTGCCTTGGTCGCGGGCCAGTTGAGAACTCCCTAATCGCTCTGCTCTATCCTGCCGGTCAGCAAGTTCATGAGATAATTTAtggcaccggtggaggggtACCTTCTATAAATCCCACAGTATCAGTTTACACTAGTTGAGCTAGTTTTCGACCGCTTCGGTGATACTGCTTGGTGGAAGCAACAATGAAAGAATTAAGCGCTGCAAGGTATGCAATGTGCGAATTAGTACAATTAGTGTGTGATTAGTACAGAGCCAGAGCGCTTAATTAGCAGTTCTGGGTTCAAAACGTCGAAGGACGGAGACAGGTTGAAGTTAGTTAAGGCTTGAAAAATAATATACAAATAAAAGAGATCACGAGTCCTGCGCAGAACCTTTTTATGCTAAGCTTTTAGCGTGTGTGAAGATGGTATTAAGTTACACGTGAACCAGAAACTTCGTCTTTTCTATTCGCctaattgttttatttcgtcCGCTATACTCGTCAGAGTTCTTTGACAAACTTAGTTGTGTTAGTGGTTCCAGCTGCTAGTGTATTCAGCCATCTTGGCAAGAGGTTTGAGTGTAGATGAGTGAGAattactactgtgtccaaaaaattaGGTAACAttagatatatttttaaaatgccttaatttttcttccaaaacaatttttttgcatcaaagtaatccctcccagacacaatgcacttatgccgacgaattttccagttttcgagACACGTGAAAAAGTcatctttaggaatggccttcggtACCTTTTTCGCAGTGGCTTGGATCTGCTCTATCTTGTCAAAaaagtgtccccggaacgaaacttaaggcttgtctaatagccagaagccaaatgtaaccaaatcaggcgcatatggttttattggaacgatatgagtgaaaatgttggcaaaaaagtcacagaaaaccaacgaagtgtgagatggtgcattatcgtcaTCGACGCTAACGCGCTGGGGATGAAAagcatccttccaaatgtaattaacggatatgtttgatatgccaatatcatcagcaaagtctcttatTGTTGATCggcggttttccaacaccaaatctttaaatttttggacgtgaactgcatcgattgtcattggtggtcgtctagagcgttcttcctcttcaaaacgttcccgaccctcctggaagccTTTGCACCACTTgtaaaatttttttttatatagtATTGTCATCAAAGACTTTCTGTACCATTGAGATTGGTGaattcgcagcagaaaaaatatttttaatgcaaattctttgctaaaaaatttgcgacatggcgaaaaacgaagaatgcacttttagcagttcacaaaataattcgcatctcaaacactagtgaatattttgacgtgaaacttgtcatggttatcaataacagtgctgacaacctaccaaaattacaaaattaaagaaatccatttacgcgggcaatttgacggccgtgtcaccttactttttggacacagtagtaaaTTATCCTTTACGATTTGTTTGCGGTAATCTCAAATCTCAATTGGTTGACACACGATTGCGTTGGGGCTTTCAGGTATATGCAATCATCGCGAAAATCACCTAATAAGTTGTGAATTAACAAAATGAGCAcagattgtaaaaaaaaatatattgacTTAATTTAGTTTTCGTGAACAAAATCCATGCTATGAGTATTTACGTCCTAAAAGTTAACAAATGATTTAGTAaatataaaaagaaggaacTAACCCCATACATGAATGAGCCATCATACATGAGTGAGTAAACTAAATTATTCGTTTAAATAAATGTTCCGCatacaaaaaaaggaataattcAATGCTGTACCGCCGCTCCTCTTACTAAACCTTGGGCCGACTCTTCCGCCCTGGATGATTTGACCGAACATGGACGAGGAATGTTCCGAGGGAAGAAAGGATCCTATAGTAAGTGTGAATCACCATTAATCATACCTTTAGCTTTGGTCTCCGCTACGCAACGTTACGTATACAAATACAACGATACTGTTCGTTGCATTACTGTATTCGTTTCGACCCGACGAAATACTGAGCAAAACGGGAGATACGAACAAGATTAACATGCACCACGGATCCGAATTTCATTTGATGCATATTCAGACCAATGGCCGCAATTACCAGCGACACGCATCGACCGCTCCTTGGACGATCAGGTACGCGAGGGCCCATCTAACTGACACAACCGAATGCATTTGATTATGTCGAGTCTAACCGTCTAACCTACCCTTCGCTTCAGCGATGACAAGAAGCGACCAATTTTcaacccacacccacacacatcGTGCGTCAGGCGACCCCAAGTCGTCTCACCAATCCAAACGCCGTTGCCTAGAAAGTGCAGCGCATAATTATCGTTGATTAGCGTGTTGAAATGTGATTATTATTGTGTTTCATAATCGTTCACCCTCTCTGAAGGCACAATtccaattttcatttgcttttctttccagAATCAATTAATGcagtgtgttgctgctgctgctgcttcttacGGTGCGATTAGCTTAGCCATACCATGCAGACATGACTAGAGGGATCGAGACCTACCAACCGGTGTGAACGTTGACAGGTGCAGGATCCAGCATTCTTCCAAGTCTGAACTGCATCTCATTAACATATGAAAATGCACGTTTGGCAGTATTGGTAGTAGGTATAATTGTTGAAATTCATAGTAAATCATATGTTCTTACATTGCCTTTCTCACGATATTGTCAATTCATCGGGATGCCACCGAATCGAACACATGACACAGAATATTCTACTCACAATCGGGTGGTGTAAGAGTGACTAACCGAAACGAATGTAAGCAGTAATCAATTTACGTAATTTTGCGAAAGTTTTGGCTCATCACAAACCGGAATTGCGCTGACGACCGTGCATTACCCCGCTCTAGAATGATAAATAATTgcatcaaaacaaagaaaaaaaacaaaccaggGGGGAAAATCATTATTGTGGTGCAGTTTTAATTTCGCTACCGCTTTTGATTCCGGAATGCGTTTCTGGGACGATGATTTATAACGAACTACGTTTCGCGCGGGCCACGAAGATGAATGTTTTTCGCTGGATCGTTTCCAAatttttcgtttcgcaattGTACGCTCGTTGCATTTAGTGCTGGGGAGGTAAGTGATTTTCGTGTCCGCGCTGAGAATCATACTAAAACGTTGAGTATTTAGATTTTGTTTGACGCCACCGAGAAAATCCTTCGCGCTTGCTTCGTGGCAAGAAGCGATCAATCACCTTTTATGATCATTGTGGATTGAATTATATCAAACAAACCACAAGCATTCTCAACGcaagttttgtttattttcttttcgaaacGATCGACAGCAGAAAACGACTGTTCCAATACCCTCCACCAGGGCCACAGTGgattcaaataaacaaaaccattaaTAGACGAAAAAAATAAGGTTTAAAAAATGGTGGGCTCGAACGTCATACGGTAGCCCTTATCGTGTACAACTGACAGCCAGTAGAGAAATCATATCgtaacacacaacacaaataaACCATTCCGTTTTATGATCTCTTGACGTGTAGTCCAACCGTACCCTCTCACTTGGCACATGGCCGGAACCCGGAAGCGAACAATGATGCTCCGGATCGTAGCCTCGTAGCCGCGCAGAGAAGCCGATCGCTGCTCATCCATCTCATCACACACTGTCTAGCGGCAGCTGACAGCA
This sequence is a window from Anopheles darlingi chromosome 3, idAnoDarlMG_H_01, whole genome shotgun sequence. Protein-coding genes within it:
- the LOC125955365 gene encoding basic proline-rich protein-like, producing MQQVKHGLLLCILAISFQYTVNTEYKTERCACITGPPDYKCPSNSLLEVYLEHECYCTRYYKCVDGKAIEFQCSHNLYFDLSSKICQTDFKLCYRQPPCIQFVDKCRCCQSVFDNTGLAPQNFYVCNNDGSALAVTCPLAYDRCTNTTIQLVFINQKCEVPPEATASIYHDLKISSGYDVDEHGRWIAPPPPPPPPPPTPSPPPPPPPPPPPPPLPPPPPPPPPPPPPCPQSCPSGPPGPPGPPGPPGPSLPSPPPPPPPPPPPPPPPPPPPPPPPPPPPPPPPPPPPPPPPPPPPPPPPPPPPPCPQSCPSGPPGPPGPPGPPGPSLPSPPPPPPPPPPPPPPPPPPPPPPPPPPPPPPPPPPPPPPPPPPPPPPPPPPAPPGPPGPPGPPGPPGPPGPSLPGLPPPPPPPPPPPPPPPPPPPQPPPPPPPPPPPPPPPPPPPPPPPPPPPPPPPPPPPPPPPPPPPPPPPPPPPPPPPTPPPPPPPPPPPPPPPPPPPSPPPPPPPPPPSPPPPPPPPPPPQPPPPPPPPPPPPPPPPPPPPPPPPPPPPPPPPPPPPPPPPPPP